In Populus nigra chromosome 1, ddPopNigr1.1, whole genome shotgun sequence, one genomic interval encodes:
- the LOC133695941 gene encoding general transcription and DNA repair factor IIH subunit TFB5, with translation MVNATKGLFISCDIPMAQFIINLNASLPASQKFIIHILDSTHMFVQPHVSDMIRSAISDFREQNSYEKPS, from the exons ATGGTTAATGCCACTAAAGGGTTGTTCATATCCTG TGACATACCTATGGCACAATTCATCATCAATTTGAATGCTTCGCTACCGGCATCACAGAAGTTCATCATTCATATTTTGGACAGCACTCACATGTTTGTCCAACCGCATGTGTCTGATATGATACGAAGTGCAATTTCAGACTTCAGAGAGCAGAATTCCTACGAGAAGCCCTCTTAA
- the LOC133694444 gene encoding ATP-dependent Clp protease proteolytic subunit-related protein 2, chloroplastic, translating into MASSLNANLSQPSLSCGAKLYSGLKLQFPSLYATGRPNLTAEFYGKVNKSLQCGTRNHKPTRAAVKMMPIGTPRVPYRTPGEGTWQWVDIWNALYRERILFIGQNIDEEFSNQILATMLYLDTIDDSKRMYLYINGPGGDLTPSLAIYDTMQSLKSPVGTHCVGFAYNLAGFLLTAGEKGNRSAMPLSRIALQSPAGAARGQADDICNEANELLRIRDYLYNELSKKTGQPFEKISKDLSRMKRFEAQDALEYGLIDRIIRPPRIDADVGPSDASAGLG; encoded by the exons ATGGCATCCTCTCTTAATGCGAACCTCAGTCAGCCTTCTCTCAG TTGCGGAGCCAAACTTTATTCAGGATTGAAGCTTCAATTTCCAA gtCTGTATGCAACTGGGAGACCTAATTTAACTGCAGAGTTTTATGGAAAGGTTAATAAGAGCCTTCAATGCGG GACTCGTAATCATAAACCAACACGGGCAGCAGTTAAAATGATGCCTATAGGGACTCCCAGGGTGCCCTATAGAACTCCTGGGGAGGGAACCTGGCAATGGGTTGATATATGGAACGCCCTA TATCGAGAGCGTATTCTCTTCATTGGACAAAATATAGACGAAGAGTTTAGCAACCAAATATTGGCCACAATGTTATACCTTGACACAATTGATGATTCCAAAAGGATGTATTTATATATCAATGGTCCTGGTGGAGAT CTTACTCCAAGCTTGGCCATATATGACACTATGCAGAGCTTGAAGAGTCCTGTTGGTACCCACTGTGTGGGATTTGCCTATAACCTAGCAGGCTTTCTTCTTACAGCTGGGGAAAAG GGAAATCGCTCTGCAATGCCTCTTTCAAGAATTGCTCTACAATCACCAGCTGGGGCTGCTCGGGGTCAG GCTGATGACATTTGTAATGAAGCAAATGAGCTTCTTAGAATCAGGGACTATCTTTACAATGAGTTATCTAAGAAAACAGGACAGCCTTTTGAAAAG ATTAGCAAAGACTTGAGCAGAATGAAGCGCTTTGAAGCCCAAGATGCCCTTGAGTATGGTCTCATTGATCGCATAATCAGGCCACCCCGAATAGATGCTGATGTAGGTCCCAGTGATGCATCAGCAGGTCTTGGTTAG